The proteins below are encoded in one region of Telopea speciosissima isolate NSW1024214 ecotype Mountain lineage chromosome 10, Tspe_v1, whole genome shotgun sequence:
- the LOC122642538 gene encoding NADH dehydrogenase [ubiquinone] flavoprotein 2, mitochondrial-like isoform X3: MPIRKRVAEILSHYPSNYKQSAVIPLLDLAQQQHGGWLPVSAMNAVAKVIEVAPIRVYEVATFYSMFNRTKVGKYHLLVCGTTPCMIRGSREIEEALLNHLGVKRNEVTKDGMFSVGEMECMGCCVNAPMITVADYTKGSEGYTYNYYEDVTPKRVVEIVEMLRRGEKPPVGTQNPKRIMGGPEGGNTTLLSEPKPPPCRDLDAC; the protein is encoded by the exons ATGCCAATAAGGAAAAG GGTAGCAGAAATATTGTCTCACTATCCATCCAACTACAAGCAATCTGCAGTCATCCCCCTTCTGGATCTTGCGCAGCAACAACATGGTGGGTGGCTACCAGTTTCAGCAATGAATGCG GTGGCAAAGGTTATAGAAGTTGCTCCAATTCGTGTATATGAAGTTGCAACATTTTATTCAATGTTCAATCGGACAAAG GTTGGGAAATATCACCTTTTGGTCTGTGGCACCACACCTTGTATGATACGTGGTTCTCGTGAAATAGAAGAGGCTTTATTAAATCACCTCGGAGTGAAGCGCAATG AGGTAACGAAGGATGGCATGTTTTCTGTTGGGGAAATGGAATGCATG GGTTGTTGTGTAAATGCTCCCATGATTACGGTGGCTGACTACACCAAGGGCTCAGAAGGATACACATACAATTACTAT GAGGATGTTACTCCAAAGCGAGTGGTTGAGATTGTTGAGATGTTGAGAAGGGGGGAAAAACCACCG GTTGGCACGCAAAACCCAAAGCGTATAATGGGTGGACCTGAAGGAGGTAACACGACTTTGCTTAGTGAGCCAAAGCCTCCCCCATGTCgggaccttgatgcatgctaa
- the LOC122642538 gene encoding NADH dehydrogenase [ubiquinone] flavoprotein 2, mitochondrial-like isoform X2, which produces MSILNAGCVIRIAANSDQNLRVFSSLTLLHFCPFSADTDSTMFAPAARVASKRLLEILRQSPQTSRSFSTALNYVAEILSHYPSNYKQSAVIPLLDLAQQQHGGWLPVSAMNAVAKVIEVAPIRVYEVATFYSMFNRTKVGKYHLLVCGTTPCMIRGSREIEEALLNHLGVKRNEVTKDGMFSVGEMECMGCCVNAPMITVADYTKGSEGYTYNYYEDVTPKRVVEIVEMLRRGEKPPVGTQNPKRIMGGPEGGNTTLLSEPKPPPCRDLDAC; this is translated from the exons ATGTCTATATTGAACGCCGGGTGTGTTATACGCATCGCTGCAAACTCAGACCAAAACCTTCGTGTGTTCAGTTCTTTGACTCTCCTCCATTTTTGCCCATTCTCTGCGGATACTGACTCAACCATGTTCGCGCCAGCAGCTCGTGTTGCGAGCAAGAGACTGCTCGAGATCCTTCGTCAATCTCCACAG ACCTCTCGGTCTTTCTCCACTGCCTTGAATTAC GTAGCAGAAATATTGTCTCACTATCCATCCAACTACAAGCAATCTGCAGTCATCCCCCTTCTGGATCTTGCGCAGCAACAACATGGTGGGTGGCTACCAGTTTCAGCAATGAATGCG GTGGCAAAGGTTATAGAAGTTGCTCCAATTCGTGTATATGAAGTTGCAACATTTTATTCAATGTTCAATCGGACAAAG GTTGGGAAATATCACCTTTTGGTCTGTGGCACCACACCTTGTATGATACGTGGTTCTCGTGAAATAGAAGAGGCTTTATTAAATCACCTCGGAGTGAAGCGCAATG AGGTAACGAAGGATGGCATGTTTTCTGTTGGGGAAATGGAATGCATG GGTTGTTGTGTAAATGCTCCCATGATTACGGTGGCTGACTACACCAAGGGCTCAGAAGGATACACATACAATTACTAT GAGGATGTTACTCCAAAGCGAGTGGTTGAGATTGTTGAGATGTTGAGAAGGGGGGAAAAACCACCG GTTGGCACGCAAAACCCAAAGCGTATAATGGGTGGACCTGAAGGAGGTAACACGACTTTGCTTAGTGAGCCAAAGCCTCCCCCATGTCgggaccttgatgcatgctaa
- the LOC122642538 gene encoding NADH dehydrogenase [ubiquinone] flavoprotein 2, mitochondrial-like isoform X1 — protein MSILNAGCVIRIAANSDQNLRVFSSLTLLHFCPFSADTDSTMFAPAARVASKRLLEILRQSPQTSRSFSTALNYHIDSPDNSPDLPWKFSDANKEKVTEILSHYPSNYKQSAVIPLLDLAQQQHGGWLPVSAMNAVAKVIEVAPIRVYEVATFYSMFNRTKVGKYHLLVCGTTPCMIRGSREIEEALLNHLGVKRNEVTKDGMFSVGEMECMGCCVNAPMITVADYTKGSEGYTYNYYEDVTPKRVVEIVEMLRRGEKPPVGTQNPKRIMGGPEGGNTTLLSEPKPPPCRDLDAC, from the exons ATGTCTATATTGAACGCCGGGTGTGTTATACGCATCGCTGCAAACTCAGACCAAAACCTTCGTGTGTTCAGTTCTTTGACTCTCCTCCATTTTTGCCCATTCTCTGCGGATACTGACTCAACCATGTTCGCGCCAGCAGCTCGTGTTGCGAGCAAGAGACTGCTCGAGATCCTTCGTCAATCTCCACAG ACCTCTCGGTCTTTCTCCACTGCCTTGAATTAC CATATCGATTCACCGGATAACAGTCCTGACCTCCCGTGGAAGTTCAGTGATGCCAATAAGGAAAAGGTGA CAGAAATATTGTCTCACTATCCATCCAACTACAAGCAATCTGCAGTCATCCCCCTTCTGGATCTTGCGCAGCAACAACATGGTGGGTGGCTACCAGTTTCAGCAATGAATGCG GTGGCAAAGGTTATAGAAGTTGCTCCAATTCGTGTATATGAAGTTGCAACATTTTATTCAATGTTCAATCGGACAAAG GTTGGGAAATATCACCTTTTGGTCTGTGGCACCACACCTTGTATGATACGTGGTTCTCGTGAAATAGAAGAGGCTTTATTAAATCACCTCGGAGTGAAGCGCAATG AGGTAACGAAGGATGGCATGTTTTCTGTTGGGGAAATGGAATGCATG GGTTGTTGTGTAAATGCTCCCATGATTACGGTGGCTGACTACACCAAGGGCTCAGAAGGATACACATACAATTACTAT GAGGATGTTACTCCAAAGCGAGTGGTTGAGATTGTTGAGATGTTGAGAAGGGGGGAAAAACCACCG GTTGGCACGCAAAACCCAAAGCGTATAATGGGTGGACCTGAAGGAGGTAACACGACTTTGCTTAGTGAGCCAAAGCCTCCCCCATGTCgggaccttgatgcatgctaa